Proteins encoded within one genomic window of Mycolicibacterium monacense:
- a CDS encoding SulP family inorganic anion transporter, with protein sequence MRTTPQEQQSVLAALRSPRRLRTEVLAGLVVALALIPEAISFSIIAGVDPRVGLFASFTMAVTVAILGGRPAMISAATGAVALVVAPLVRSHGLDYLIAAVILAGILQLVLGGLGVARLMRFVPRSVMVGFVNALAILIFVAQLPHLLDVPWLVYPLVAVGIAMIVLLPKVTTAIPAPLVAIVLLTGACLTFGWSVPTVGDEGELPNTLPSFLLPDVPYTLDTLGVIAPYALTMAIVGLMESLMTAKLVDDITDTHSDKTRESLGQGAANIVTGFFGGMGGCAMIGQTMINVKACGARTRISTFLAGALLLALVVGLGDIVGQIPMAALVAVMVMVSVGTFDWHSVAPKTLRRMPRSETTVMLATVAVTVATDNLAYGVAVGTLTAMVLFARRVAHLTDVVKVDQPDPDTQVYAVSGQLFFASSNDMVYQFDYTGDPDNVVIDMSGAQIWDASTVATLDAITTKYAAKGKTATIVGLDDTSAERHRRLTGRLAGSH encoded by the coding sequence TTGCGCACCACACCGCAGGAACAACAGTCGGTGCTGGCCGCACTGCGCTCACCCAGACGCCTTCGCACCGAGGTCCTCGCCGGGCTCGTCGTCGCGCTCGCCCTGATCCCCGAGGCGATCTCGTTCTCGATCATCGCCGGGGTCGATCCGCGGGTCGGGCTGTTCGCCTCGTTCACCATGGCCGTCACCGTCGCGATCCTCGGCGGCCGGCCCGCGATGATCTCCGCCGCCACCGGGGCGGTCGCGCTCGTCGTCGCCCCGCTGGTGCGCAGCCACGGGCTGGACTACCTGATCGCCGCCGTCATCCTGGCCGGGATCCTGCAACTCGTACTCGGCGGGCTCGGCGTCGCCCGGCTGATGCGCTTCGTCCCGCGCAGCGTGATGGTGGGCTTCGTCAACGCGCTGGCCATCCTCATCTTCGTCGCCCAGCTGCCGCATCTGCTCGACGTGCCCTGGCTGGTCTATCCGCTGGTGGCCGTCGGCATCGCGATGATCGTGCTGCTGCCGAAGGTCACGACCGCGATCCCCGCCCCGCTGGTGGCGATCGTGCTGCTCACCGGCGCCTGCCTGACCTTCGGCTGGTCGGTCCCGACCGTCGGCGACGAAGGCGAACTGCCGAACACCCTCCCGTCCTTCCTGCTGCCCGACGTCCCGTACACGCTGGACACCCTTGGCGTCATCGCCCCCTACGCGCTGACCATGGCGATCGTCGGGCTGATGGAATCGCTGATGACCGCCAAACTCGTCGACGACATCACCGACACCCACTCCGACAAGACCCGCGAATCGCTCGGCCAGGGTGCGGCCAACATCGTCACCGGATTCTTCGGCGGTATGGGCGGCTGCGCGATGATCGGCCAGACCATGATCAACGTGAAGGCCTGTGGGGCGCGCACGCGGATCTCGACGTTCCTCGCCGGCGCCCTGCTGCTCGCGCTGGTGGTCGGGCTCGGCGACATCGTCGGGCAGATCCCGATGGCCGCGCTGGTCGCCGTCATGGTGATGGTGTCGGTCGGCACGTTCGACTGGCACAGCGTGGCGCCGAAGACGTTGCGCCGCATGCCCAGGAGTGAGACGACGGTGATGCTGGCGACCGTCGCCGTCACCGTCGCCACCGACAACCTGGCCTACGGGGTGGCCGTCGGCACCCTGACCGCGATGGTGCTGTTCGCGCGCCGGGTCGCGCACCTCACCGACGTCGTCAAGGTCGACCAGCCCGACCCGGACACCCAGGTCTACGCCGTCAGCGGCCAGTTGTTCTTCGCGTCGAGCAACGACATGGTCTACCAGTTCGACTACACGGGTGACCCGGACAACGTCGTCATCGACATGTCCGGCGCGCAGATCTGGGACGCCTCGACCGTCGCAACCCTCGACGCGATCACCACCAAGTACGCGGCCAAGGGCAAGACGGCCACGATCGTCGGCCTCGACGACACCAGCGCCGAACGCCACCGGCGCCTCACCGGCCGGCTCGCGGGTTCGCACTAG
- a CDS encoding sulfatase-like hydrolase/transferase, giving the protein MSNPDIVILMTDEERAVPPYESPEVLAWRDRTLPCRKWFDDHGVSFGRHYTGSLACVPSRPTIFTGQYPDLHGVTQTDGIGKTYGDSRMRWLRPGEVPTLGNWFRAAGYDTHYDGKWHISHADVTDPATGLPLDTNDDDGVVDADAVRRYLDADPLAPYGFSGWVGPEPHGAALSNSGFRRDPLIAARVVAWLEDRYARRRAGDPEALRPFLLVASFVNPHDIVLFPQWVRRSPVKPSPLDPPHVPAAPTADEDLSTKPAAQIAFREAYYSGYGPAAVMERTYRRNAQQYRDLYYRLHAQVDGPLERVRRAVVEGSQDAVLVRTADHGDLLGAHGGLHQKWFNLYDEATRVPFVIARTGANATAARTVTAPTSHVDLVPTLLSAAGVDVAAAAATLAESFTEVHPLPGRDLMPVVDGAAPDEDRAVYLMTRDNMLEGDSGASGLARKLKRTVNPPGPLRIRVPAHVASNFEGLVTQVDGHLWKLVRSFDDPATWTEPGVRHLAANGVGGEAYRSSPLDDQWELYDLTADPTEAVNRWPDPSLDELRAHLRRQLKHVRTESIPERNQPWPYAVRRPPTGGARVGLVRRALGRLGVGAAV; this is encoded by the coding sequence ATGTCTAACCCCGACATCGTCATCCTGATGACCGACGAGGAACGCGCGGTCCCGCCGTACGAGTCACCCGAGGTGCTGGCGTGGCGCGACCGCACCCTGCCCTGCCGCAAGTGGTTCGACGACCACGGCGTCAGCTTCGGCAGGCACTACACCGGATCGCTGGCGTGCGTGCCGAGCCGGCCGACGATCTTCACCGGCCAGTACCCGGATCTGCACGGCGTCACCCAGACCGACGGCATCGGCAAGACCTACGGCGACTCGCGCATGCGGTGGCTGCGCCCGGGTGAGGTGCCGACGCTGGGCAACTGGTTCCGCGCCGCCGGCTACGACACGCATTACGACGGTAAGTGGCACATCTCCCACGCCGACGTCACCGACCCGGCCACCGGGCTGCCGCTGGACACCAACGACGACGACGGTGTGGTCGACGCGGATGCGGTGCGGCGCTACCTCGACGCCGACCCGTTGGCGCCGTACGGCTTCTCCGGCTGGGTCGGCCCCGAACCGCACGGAGCGGCCTTGTCCAACAGCGGGTTTCGCCGCGACCCGCTGATCGCCGCCCGGGTGGTGGCGTGGCTGGAGGACCGCTACGCGCGCCGCCGCGCCGGTGACCCGGAGGCGCTGCGGCCGTTCCTGCTGGTGGCCAGCTTCGTCAACCCGCACGACATCGTGCTGTTCCCGCAGTGGGTGCGGCGCAGCCCGGTCAAGCCCTCACCGCTCGACCCGCCGCACGTCCCGGCCGCACCGACCGCCGACGAGGACCTGTCGACGAAACCGGCCGCACAGATCGCGTTCCGCGAGGCCTACTACTCCGGATACGGCCCCGCGGCGGTGATGGAGCGGACCTACCGGCGCAACGCCCAGCAGTACCGGGATCTGTACTACCGCCTGCACGCCCAGGTCGACGGTCCGCTCGAGCGGGTGCGCCGCGCGGTCGTCGAGGGTTCGCAGGATGCGGTGCTGGTCCGCACGGCCGACCACGGCGACCTGCTCGGCGCGCACGGCGGTCTGCACCAGAAGTGGTTCAACCTCTACGACGAGGCCACCCGCGTCCCGTTCGTCATCGCCCGCACCGGCGCCAACGCGACCGCAGCCCGCACGGTCACCGCCCCCACCTCACACGTCGACCTCGTTCCGACCCTGCTGAGCGCCGCGGGTGTCGACGTCGCCGCCGCCGCGGCCACGCTCGCCGAGTCCTTCACCGAGGTGCACCCCCTGCCGGGGCGTGACCTCATGCCGGTGGTCGACGGGGCGGCCCCCGACGAGGATCGCGCGGTGTACCTGATGACCCGCGACAACATGCTCGAAGGTGACAGCGGCGCATCGGGTCTGGCGCGCAAGCTCAAGCGCACCGTCAATCCGCCGGGGCCGCTGCGGATCCGGGTGCCCGCACACGTCGCGTCCAACTTCGAGGGACTCGTGACGCAGGTCGACGGCCACCTCTGGAAGCTGGTGCGCAGCTTCGACGATCCGGCCACCTGGACCGAACCGGGCGTGCGGCACCTGGCCGCCAACGGTGTCGGCGGGGAGGCCTACCGTTCCAGCCCGCTCGACGACCAGTGGGAGCTCTACGACCTCACCGCCGACCCGACCGAGGCCGTCAACAGGTGGCCCGACCCCTCACTCGACGAGCTGCGCGCACACCTGCGCCGACAACTCAAACACGTCAGGACCGAATCGATTCCGGAGCGCAACCAACCGTGGCCGTACGCCGTCCGCCGCCCACCGACCGGAGGGGCCCGGGTGGGCCTCGTCCGACGGGCGCTCGGACGCCTGGGGGTCGGCGCCGCGGTTTGA
- a CDS encoding lysylphosphatidylglycerol synthase transmembrane domain-containing protein, which produces MRVDGREIAVSGSLLLPLTRRTNDILRLVLATALLAIVVTSSFITRYEWSALEESISEIVGVLTPTQSNLVYLAYGISILALPFVILVGLIIVRQWRLLGAFAAAGVIAILALSITGNGISAPSWHFDLSDRLDTLLSQILDDPRWIAMLAAVLTVSGPWVPASWRRWWWALLLAFVPIHLVVSAVVPARSLLGLSVGFFVGALVVLVVGTPALEVPLADAVRALARRGFEVTALTVVRPAGRGPLVMTADTADGGHATVHMYGPNQRSGGALRQLWRKLRLRSSETAPLQTSLRRAVEHRALMAIAISEAGLANTSSVAAATLARNWALYAHDAVRGVPLDDDTPPKLVFEALHDLHARTMAHGDLRAAEITVDDGTVLFGGFAYAEYGATDAQLQTDVAQLLLTTVTIHGAEPAVTAAIEVLGADAVLVASRRLTKHAVSERFWKALPDARAVAAATREEVMRQTGTESISTENITRFTRNQIIQLVLIGALVYVAYPFLTAVPTFSNELRNVNMWWALLGLAVSALKYLGAAAALWACADGLVTFRHLALMQIANTFAATTTPAGVGGLALSTRFLQKGGLGAVRATTAVALQQSVQVVTHITLLIVFSFVAGASADLSKFVPSSTLLYLIGGVLLGLVGVFLAVPRLRRWVLTTVRPRLVEVLNDFRDLAAEPQRLALIVLGCAATTLGAALALWASIEAFGGDTSFVTVTVVTMVGGTLASAAPTPGGVGAVEAALIGGLAAFGVAAAVAVPAVLLYRVLTCWLPVFFGWQVMRWLTRREMI; this is translated from the coding sequence ATGCGAGTCGACGGGCGGGAGATCGCCGTATCGGGCAGCCTGCTGCTGCCGCTGACTCGTCGCACCAACGACATCCTGCGCCTGGTGTTGGCGACGGCGCTGTTGGCCATCGTGGTCACCAGCTCGTTCATCACCCGCTACGAGTGGAGCGCGCTCGAAGAGTCGATCTCCGAGATCGTCGGGGTGCTCACGCCGACGCAGTCGAACCTGGTGTACCTGGCCTACGGCATCTCGATCCTGGCGTTGCCGTTCGTGATCCTGGTCGGGCTGATCATCGTGCGGCAGTGGCGATTACTGGGCGCGTTCGCCGCGGCCGGGGTGATCGCGATACTCGCACTGTCGATCACCGGCAACGGGATCAGCGCGCCCAGTTGGCATTTCGACCTGTCCGACCGGCTGGACACGCTGCTGTCGCAGATCCTCGACGATCCGCGGTGGATCGCGATGCTGGCCGCGGTGCTGACGGTGTCGGGGCCGTGGGTGCCCGCGAGTTGGCGCCGCTGGTGGTGGGCACTGCTGCTGGCGTTCGTGCCGATCCACCTGGTGGTCAGCGCCGTCGTCCCGGCCCGCTCGCTGCTCGGGCTGTCGGTGGGCTTCTTCGTCGGCGCGCTCGTCGTGCTGGTGGTGGGCACCCCCGCTCTGGAGGTGCCGCTGGCCGACGCCGTGCGCGCGTTGGCGCGGCGCGGATTCGAGGTGACCGCGCTGACGGTGGTGCGGCCCGCAGGCCGTGGCCCGCTGGTGATGACCGCCGACACGGCGGACGGTGGCCACGCGACGGTGCACATGTACGGGCCGAACCAGCGCAGCGGCGGGGCGCTGCGGCAGCTGTGGCGCAAACTGCGGTTGCGGTCCTCGGAGACCGCGCCGCTGCAGACCTCGTTGCGCCGGGCCGTCGAACACCGTGCGTTGATGGCGATCGCGATCAGCGAGGCGGGGCTGGCCAACACGTCGTCGGTCGCGGCGGCGACGCTGGCCCGCAACTGGGCGCTCTACGCACACGACGCGGTGCGAGGCGTGCCGCTCGACGACGACACCCCGCCGAAGCTGGTGTTCGAGGCGTTGCATGATCTGCACGCCCGCACGATGGCCCACGGAGATCTGCGGGCGGCGGAGATCACCGTCGACGACGGCACGGTGCTGTTCGGCGGCTTCGCCTACGCCGAATACGGTGCGACGGACGCACAGCTGCAGACCGATGTCGCACAGCTGCTGTTGACCACCGTGACCATCCACGGCGCGGAACCGGCGGTCACCGCGGCGATCGAGGTGCTCGGCGCCGACGCCGTGCTCGTCGCGTCGCGCCGCCTCACCAAACACGCCGTCAGCGAGCGGTTCTGGAAGGCGCTACCGGATGCGCGGGCCGTCGCCGCGGCCACCCGCGAGGAGGTGATGCGCCAGACCGGCACCGAGAGCATCAGCACCGAGAACATCACGCGGTTCACCCGCAACCAGATCATCCAGCTGGTGCTGATCGGCGCGCTGGTCTACGTCGCCTACCCGTTCCTCACCGCCGTGCCGACGTTCTCCAACGAGCTGCGCAACGTCAACATGTGGTGGGCGCTGCTCGGGCTGGCGGTGTCGGCGCTGAAGTACCTGGGCGCCGCCGCGGCGCTGTGGGCGTGCGCCGACGGTCTGGTGACCTTCCGGCATCTGGCGCTGATGCAGATCGCCAACACCTTCGCCGCGACCACCACCCCGGCCGGGGTGGGCGGGCTGGCGCTGAGCACGCGGTTCCTGCAGAAGGGCGGCCTCGGCGCGGTGCGGGCCACCACCGCGGTGGCGTTGCAGCAGTCGGTACAGGTGGTCACCCACATCACGCTGCTGATCGTGTTCAGCTTCGTCGCGGGGGCGTCGGCGGACCTGTCGAAGTTCGTGCCGTCGAGCACGCTGCTGTACCTGATCGGCGGGGTGCTGCTCGGCCTGGTCGGGGTGTTCCTCGCGGTGCCTCGGCTGCGGCGCTGGGTGCTGACCACCGTGCGGCCGAGGCTCGTCGAGGTGCTCAACGACTTCCGCGACCTGGCCGCCGAGCCGCAGCGGTTGGCGCTGATCGTATTGGGTTGCGCGGCAACCACGTTGGGTGCAGCGCTGGCGCTGTGGGCCAGCATCGAGGCGTTCGGCGGGGACACGTCGTTCGTGACGGTGACCGTGGTGACGATGGTGGGCGGCACGCTGGCGTCGGCGGCGCCCACCCCTGGCGGCGTCGGCGCGGTGGAGGCCGCCCTGATCGGCGGGCTCGCGGCGTTCGGCGTGGCCGCCGCGGTGGCCGTCCCGGCGGTGTTGCTCTACCGCGTGCTGACGTGCTGGCTGCCGGTGTTCTTCGGCTGGCAGGTCATGCGGTGGCTGACCCGCCGCGAGATGATCTAG
- a CDS encoding SRPBCC family protein codes for MAQISRRRTMRADPQQVWEMLADFGAIGQWLDGVDHSCILTTNADGPVGTARRVQMGRMTLVETITEFDAPTTLAYDIVGLPRWLRHFNNRWTLRADGSATAVTLTTTVDLGPGRTRELAARLVCLLLSKMSSDTMLAALATRSERAHV; via the coding sequence GTGGCCCAGATCAGTCGTCGTCGGACCATGCGCGCCGACCCGCAGCAGGTGTGGGAGATGCTCGCCGATTTCGGCGCGATCGGTCAATGGTTGGACGGCGTCGACCACTCCTGCATCCTGACCACGAACGCCGACGGACCGGTCGGCACCGCCCGCCGCGTCCAGATGGGGCGTATGACGCTGGTCGAGACAATCACCGAATTCGACGCCCCGACCACGCTGGCCTACGACATCGTCGGGCTGCCCCGCTGGCTGCGCCACTTCAACAACCGGTGGACGCTGCGAGCCGACGGCTCCGCGACGGCCGTCACCCTGACCACCACCGTGGACCTCGGACCCGGCCGGACGAGGGAACTGGCCGCCCGGCTGGTGTGTCTCCTGCTGTCGAAGATGTCGTCCGACACCATGCTCGCCGCCCTGGCAACGAGATCGGAGCGCGCACATGTCTAA
- a CDS encoding LLM class flavin-dependent oxidoreductase: MTRVIRFNAFDMNCVAHQSPGLWKHPEDQSWRYKDLQYWTELAKLLERGRFDGLFIADVLGTYDVFGASDEAAIRQAAQVPVNDPLLLVSAMAYVTNDLGFGVTTGTGFEHPYPFARRLSTLDHLTGGRIGWNVVTGYLPAAARNMGQTDQPAHDARYDHADEYLEVLYKLWEGSWEDDAVIRDRERGIFTDPTKVHHIGHDGAHFKVPGIHLSEPSPQRTPVIYQAGSSPRGVRFAAENAEAIFTAAPTKALLRETVTTIRRELEIAGRDPYAVKIFNLSTVITADTDDEAHAKHAEYLSYGDAEGALTFMSGWMGVDLARFGLDEPVGNVDSNAILSAVAAFQSADPDGREWAVRDIAEWGKIGGMGPRIVGSGVAVADTLQEWVEETDVDGFNLAYAVTPGSFADFVDHVVPVLTARGAYQSSYAPGTLRNKLLGRGDRLPEEHRGARYRVGGPASTIIDRPSTVPSSAASVASQPTRGR; encoded by the coding sequence GTGACTCGTGTGATCCGCTTCAACGCCTTCGACATGAACTGCGTCGCCCACCAGTCCCCCGGGCTGTGGAAGCACCCTGAGGACCAGTCCTGGCGGTACAAGGATCTGCAGTACTGGACCGAACTGGCCAAGCTGCTGGAACGCGGACGCTTCGACGGCCTGTTCATCGCCGACGTGCTCGGCACCTACGACGTGTTCGGCGCGAGCGACGAGGCCGCGATCCGCCAGGCCGCCCAGGTCCCGGTCAACGATCCGCTGCTGCTGGTGTCGGCGATGGCCTACGTCACCAACGACCTCGGTTTCGGCGTCACCACCGGCACCGGCTTCGAGCATCCCTATCCGTTCGCCCGGCGGCTGTCGACGCTGGACCACCTGACAGGAGGCCGCATCGGCTGGAACGTCGTCACCGGCTACCTGCCCGCCGCCGCGCGCAACATGGGCCAGACCGACCAACCCGCCCACGATGCCCGCTACGACCACGCCGACGAATACCTCGAGGTCCTCTACAAGCTGTGGGAGGGCTCGTGGGAGGACGATGCGGTCATCCGCGACCGCGAGCGCGGCATCTTCACCGACCCCACCAAGGTGCACCACATCGGCCACGACGGAGCGCATTTCAAGGTGCCGGGCATCCACCTGTCCGAACCGTCGCCACAGCGAACACCGGTGATCTACCAGGCCGGCTCCAGCCCACGCGGGGTGCGCTTCGCCGCGGAGAACGCCGAGGCCATCTTCACCGCGGCCCCCACCAAGGCGCTGCTGCGCGAGACGGTGACGACCATCCGCCGCGAGCTCGAGATCGCCGGCCGCGACCCGTACGCGGTGAAAATCTTCAACCTCTCGACCGTGATCACCGCCGACACCGACGACGAGGCGCATGCCAAACACGCCGAGTACCTGTCCTACGGCGATGCCGAGGGTGCGCTGACGTTCATGTCCGGTTGGATGGGCGTCGACCTGGCGCGCTTCGGGCTCGACGAACCGGTCGGCAACGTCGACTCCAACGCGATCCTGTCGGCGGTCGCGGCGTTCCAGTCCGCCGACCCCGACGGCCGCGAGTGGGCGGTCCGGGACATCGCCGAGTGGGGCAAGATCGGCGGGATGGGCCCGCGCATCGTGGGTTCCGGTGTGGCCGTGGCCGATACGCTGCAGGAGTGGGTCGAGGAGACCGACGTCGACGGATTCAACCTCGCATACGCCGTCACGCCGGGTTCGTTCGCCGACTTCGTCGACCACGTCGTGCCGGTGCTGACCGCGCGCGGGGCCTACCAGTCGTCGTATGCCCCGGGCACGCTGCGCAACAAACTGCTCGGCCGCGGCGACCGGCTGCCCGAGGAGCATCGCGGCGCCCGCTACCGTGTGGGGGGACCGGCCTCCACGATCATCGACCGGCCCTCGACGGTGCCGTCGTCAGCGGCGTCGGTGGCCTCGCAGCCGACGCGCGGCCGTTAG
- a CDS encoding LLM class flavin-dependent oxidoreductase — translation MTIQLHWFLPTYGDSRLIVGGGHGMPAGAAHGDRDASIDYLGSIVRAAESFGFTGALIPTGAWCEDAFITAALLARETTSLAFLVAFRPGLVSPTLSAQMAATFARHAPGRILLNVVVGGEAHEQRAFGDHLDKDGRYQRCDEFLEVVRRLWAGETVSLDGEHIQIEDAAIPTLPNPVPPLYFGGSSAAAGPVAAKHADVYLTWGEPPAAVREKIEWIRGLAEKEGRQVRFGIRLHTISRDTADEAWQQADRLVAALDEDTVRKAQEGLHRSQSEGQKRMLALHEENRRNGSWHDARTLEVAPNLWAGVGLVRGGAGTALVGSHVEVADRIAEYAEIGIDEFIFSGYPHLEELFWFGEGVVPILRERGLFKGQATSGSPAHIPFIGATR, via the coding sequence GTGACTATCCAATTGCATTGGTTCCTGCCCACTTACGGCGACAGCCGGTTGATCGTCGGCGGGGGCCACGGCATGCCCGCCGGCGCCGCGCACGGCGACCGCGACGCCTCGATCGACTACCTGGGCTCGATCGTGCGGGCCGCCGAATCCTTCGGGTTCACCGGCGCGCTGATCCCGACGGGCGCGTGGTGCGAGGACGCGTTCATCACCGCCGCGCTGCTGGCCCGCGAGACGACGTCGCTCGCTTTCCTCGTCGCGTTCCGACCCGGACTGGTCAGCCCGACGCTGTCGGCGCAGATGGCCGCGACGTTCGCCCGGCACGCCCCGGGCCGCATCCTGCTCAACGTCGTCGTCGGCGGTGAGGCGCACGAACAGCGCGCGTTCGGCGACCACCTCGACAAGGACGGCCGCTACCAGCGCTGCGACGAATTCCTCGAGGTGGTCCGCCGGCTGTGGGCCGGGGAGACGGTGTCGCTGGACGGTGAACACATCCAGATCGAGGATGCCGCGATCCCCACCCTGCCGAATCCGGTGCCGCCGTTGTACTTCGGGGGCAGCTCCGCGGCTGCGGGCCCGGTCGCTGCCAAACACGCCGACGTCTACCTGACGTGGGGTGAACCGCCGGCCGCGGTCCGCGAGAAGATCGAGTGGATCCGCGGGCTCGCCGAGAAGGAGGGCCGGCAGGTGCGCTTCGGCATCCGCCTGCACACGATCTCGCGCGACACCGCCGACGAGGCGTGGCAGCAGGCCGACCGGCTGGTCGCCGCACTCGACGAGGACACCGTCCGCAAGGCGCAGGAGGGGTTGCACCGCAGCCAGTCCGAAGGGCAGAAGCGGATGCTCGCGCTGCACGAGGAGAACCGGCGCAACGGCAGCTGGCACGACGCCCGCACCCTGGAGGTCGCCCCGAACCTGTGGGCGGGTGTGGGATTGGTGCGCGGCGGGGCGGGCACGGCGCTGGTCGGCAGCCACGTCGAGGTGGCCGACCGCATCGCCGAATACGCCGAGATCGGCATCGACGAGTTCATCTTCTCCGGCTACCCGCACCTCGAGGAGCTGTTCTGGTTCGGTGAGGGTGTCGTGCCGATCCTGCGCGAGCGCGGACTGTTCAAGGGTCAGGCGACGTCGGGGTCCCCGGCGCACATCCCGTTCATCGGTGCGACGCGGTGA
- a CDS encoding SfnB family sulfur acquisition oxidoreductase, whose translation MTVIASADDALDVAAKLSAEFDAEASARDAERQLPHEQVKALKESGLLAISVPAEHGGIDAPATVLAEVFRLIAHADPSLSQIPHSHFVFLEALRLQGTADQQAYFYRQVLDGALLANAQSERGPHPIDVDTTTLTRRSSGDHVLTGRKFYSTGALFADWLVVRASLDDGSVPTASTPKAVAFVPRDADGVDVVDDWEGMGQRTTASGTVTLADVAVPAEHVVPFSPIFAEPTTYGARAQLLHSAIDVGIATGALAAGVRQAERARPHFEANVATAVDDPTLIQAAAELTVTVRGAQALLVEAARAVDAANEHLTEESAAAASVAVAVAKVAAVRASLEAATGLFELGGTRSASVSGNLSRFWRDARTHTLHDPVRWKLQHIGRYTLSGTRPPRHGQI comes from the coding sequence GTGACGGTGATCGCCTCCGCCGACGACGCTCTCGACGTCGCGGCGAAACTGTCCGCGGAGTTCGACGCCGAGGCCTCGGCCCGCGACGCTGAGCGACAGTTGCCGCACGAGCAGGTCAAGGCGCTCAAAGAGTCCGGGCTGCTGGCGATCTCGGTGCCCGCCGAACACGGCGGCATCGACGCACCGGCCACCGTGCTGGCCGAGGTGTTCCGGCTGATCGCCCACGCCGATCCGTCGCTGTCGCAGATTCCGCACTCGCACTTCGTATTCCTCGAGGCGCTGCGGCTGCAGGGCACCGCCGATCAGCAGGCGTACTTCTACCGGCAGGTGCTCGACGGTGCGCTGCTGGCCAACGCGCAGTCCGAGCGCGGACCGCATCCGATCGACGTCGACACCACGACGCTGACGCGCAGATCGTCGGGTGACCACGTGCTGACCGGACGCAAGTTCTACTCGACCGGTGCGCTGTTCGCGGACTGGCTGGTGGTGCGGGCGTCGCTGGATGACGGGTCGGTGCCGACGGCGTCGACACCCAAGGCGGTCGCGTTCGTGCCGCGTGACGCCGACGGGGTGGACGTCGTCGACGACTGGGAGGGGATGGGTCAGCGGACGACGGCGTCGGGCACGGTGACGCTCGCCGACGTCGCGGTGCCGGCCGAGCATGTCGTGCCGTTCTCGCCGATCTTCGCCGAGCCGACGACCTACGGCGCCCGGGCGCAGTTGCTGCACAGCGCGATCGACGTCGGTATCGCGACGGGGGCGCTGGCCGCCGGGGTGCGCCAGGCCGAACGCGCCCGCCCGCACTTCGAGGCGAACGTGGCCACGGCCGTCGACGATCCGACACTCATCCAGGCCGCCGCCGAGTTGACCGTCACCGTCCGCGGCGCACAGGCCCTGCTGGTCGAGGCCGCCCGCGCGGTGGACGCCGCGAACGAACACCTCACCGAGGAGTCGGCGGCCGCGGCGTCGGTGGCCGTCGCCGTCGCGAAGGTCGCGGCGGTGCGGGCCTCGTTGGAAGCCGCGACCGGGCTGTTCGAATTGGGCGGTACGCGAAGCGCTTCGGTGTCGGGCAACCTGTCGCGATTCTGGCGCGACGCTCGGACACACACGCTGCACGATCCGGTGCGGTGGAAGCTGCAGCACATCGGCCGCTACACGCTGTCGGGCACCCGCCCGCCCCGCCACGGCCAGATCTGA
- a CDS encoding MerR family transcriptional regulator, which yields MSERLQIGEVAARTELSIKTIRHYDDVGLVTPSARSAGGFRLYTDDDVERLLTIRRMKPLGFTLEEMRDLLTALDTLAGPAADAQRAQATAYLAECHTRAQQACADLARQLAYAHELTERLARYC from the coding sequence GTGTCCGAGCGCCTGCAGATCGGCGAGGTCGCCGCCCGCACCGAGTTGTCGATCAAGACGATCCGCCACTACGACGACGTCGGCCTGGTCACCCCGTCGGCGCGTTCGGCGGGCGGGTTCCGCCTCTACACCGACGACGACGTCGAACGGCTGCTCACCATCCGGCGGATGAAACCGCTGGGCTTCACACTCGAGGAGATGCGGGACCTGTTGACCGCCCTGGACACCCTCGCCGGTCCGGCCGCCGACGCGCAGCGGGCACAGGCGACCGCCTACCTCGCCGAGTGTCACACCCGCGCGCAGCAGGCGTGCGCCGACCTCGCGCGTCAGCTCGCCTACGCCCACGAGCTCACCGAGCGACTCGCCCGTTACTGCTGA